One window of the Rosa rugosa chromosome 3, drRosRugo1.1, whole genome shotgun sequence genome contains the following:
- the LOC133736663 gene encoding WD-40 repeat-containing protein MSI3-like: MADDHDQEDTAVVEEEYAVWKKNTPFLYDLIISHPLEWPSLTVHWVPSAPQPYSDPSLAVHKLILGTHTSDDYPNYLMVADALLPASQPNVDAVSDEPTLPKVEITQKIRVDGEVNRARCMLQKSNIVGAKTSGSEVYVFDCTKQGLKSQDGECDPDLRLRGHDKEGYGLSWSPFKEGYLLSGSNDCKICLWDVSALAQDRVLHPMHVFERHESVVNDVSWHSKNENLFGSVGDDCQLMIWDLRTNQAQDSVKVHEKEVNYLSFHPCNEWVLATASSDTTVGLFDMRKLTVPLHALSGHTEEVFQVEWDPNHDTVLASYAGDRRLIVWDLNRIGDEQLEGDGDDGPPELLFSHGGHKAKISDFSWNKEVPWLISSVAEDNTLQVWQMADGIYGDDDGQEGEASDV, from the exons ATGGCCGACGATCACGACCAAGAAGACACGGCCGTCGTTGAGGAAGAGTACGCCGTCTGGAAGAAGAACACTCCGTTCCTCTACGACCTCATCATCTCCCACCCTCTCGAATGGCCATCTCTCACCGTCCACTGGGTCCCCTCGGCCCCACAGCCCTACTCCGACCCGTCTCTCGCGGTCCACAAGCTCATCCTCGGGACCCACACCTCCGACGACTACCCCAACTACCTCATGGTCGCCGACGCCCTCCTCCCCGCATCTCAACCCAACGTTGACGCCGTTTCCGACGAGCCCACTCTCCCTAAG GTTGAGATTACGCAGAAGATTCGTGTCGATGGAGAAGTGAATAGGGCAAGGTGTATGCTGCAGAAGTCGAATATAGTTGGGGCGAAGACCAGCGGTAGCGAGGTTTATGTGTTTGATTGTACCAAGCAGGGGCTGAAGTCTCAGGATGGCGAGTGTGATCCTGATTTGAGGTTGAGGGGTCATGATAAAGAAGGGTATGGCTTGTCATGGAGTCCCTTTAAGGAGGGTTACCTTTTGAGTGGTTCAAATGATTGTAAAATTTGCTTGTGGGATGTGTCTGCTTTGGCTCAAGATAGAGTGCTTCATCCAATGCATGTTTTTGAG CGTCATGAAAGTGTGGTTAATGATGTATCATGGCATTCGAAGAACGAGAATCTGTTTGGGTCTGTTGGGGACGATTGTCAATTGATGATATGGGACTTGAGAACAAATCAAGCCCAAGACTCTGTCAAAGTTCATGAGAAAGAG GTAAACTATCTATCTTTCCATCCGTGTAATGAGTGGGTTTTGGCTACAGCATCTTCAGACACTACTGTGGGTCTGTTTGATATGCGGAAGCTGACGGTACCATTGCATGCTCTGAGTGGCCACAC AGAGGAGGTATTTCAGGTTGAATGGGACCCTAATCATGATACTGTGTTGGCATCTTATGCTGGTGACCGAAGGTTGATAGTTTGGGACCTTAACAG GATTGGGGATGAGCAGTTGGAgggagatggtgatgatgggCCACCAGAACTTCTGTTTTCACATGGCGGTCATAAAGCAAAGATATCAGATTTCTCATGGAACAAAGAAGTTCCATGGCTCATTTCAAGTGTAGCCGAAGACAACACTCTCCAGGTCTGGCAAATGGCTGATGGCATATACGGTGACGATGATGGGCAAGAAGGGGAAGCTTCTGATGTCTGA